The segment GGTGGCATCACTTGGAATCGAATTCACGTTTCGACGCACTCTTCAAAGAATTTGAAACGGCGATTGCCAAACGAAATCTTTCTCCTTTTTATGCGGCAAAATTATTTCTTCGCCGTTTGAAAGACGAGTTACCTTGATTGGCTTTTGATATAACAGAATCTCTAATCATATTTTTTAATACACGGTTACGATTTATAATTCTTTTGTCGGGAAAAATTTCCAAATGATTAAAGCCAGTAAAATTCCCAGTAAATCTGCATTCAAATCCATTATCTCTGCCGAGCGGCCGGGGGTAAAGAGTTGATGGGTTTCGTCACTGATTGCATATAGAAGGGTCACCATAAATGCTGTTGAAAATGGGTGTTCCGAGGCATCCTTGAACCGAGTTTGAAACCGAAGCGCATGAAGTGTTGAAAAGGCAAGCACAAAATATGCTCCTGTATGAATGAGTTTATCGTGAGTGAAAATATCGCCTTTGGGTAACGCTTGCGCAGGCAATGACGATTGAATAAAAATTGCAAGGGCAAAAATTATTGCAGGAACTTGATTCTTTAAAAATTTCATTTTTATCTTTTGACTAACCACCGTTCGGGGTCAACTTTTTCTTTACCACGCCAAACCTCAAAGTGAACCAACGCTCCGCCCTCTGGCGAATCGCCTGCGGTTCCAATTAAAGTTCCGCCATTAACTTGCTCTCCTTTCGCCACTTTGATTTCTTCTACATTCGCATAAACTGTAATAAATGAAGAGGGATGACGAATAAGCACGATATTCCCGAAAGTCGGCAAATAGGAAATTAAGGTGACCACCCCTCCAGCAACAGCATACACCGCGCTGCCTTTACTCACCGATATATCGACTCCATTATTGAACGAAACCGTTTTCAGTTCTTTGTTTTCGATTTGTCCATATTCTCGAATGACCACACCGGCACGAACAGGCCAAGGCAATTTACCTTGCAAACGCGCAATGTCTGAGCCTTCTGGAAAGGTATAGTCTGCTTCAGGAATTTTTCTTCCCTCTTCTTTATTCGGATTTCCTGCAAGAGCGCTTTCCCGCCGCTCCTTTTCTTCGCGCTCTCGCTTTTCACGCTCAGCGATTTCTCGCTCAATTAGGCGCTGAATTTCCACTTGAAGATTTCGACGCTTTTCCTCTGCGCGTTGAATCTCAGTTTGAAACCGCGTTTTATCAAGCCTCAGTTTTCCAATCAATTTCTCGCGGTCTTGCTTGGCATTCTCCATTGAAGACGCCTGATCCTTCTTCGATTTCAACACTCTCGCATTCTCTGCATATCGCTCGTTCAGTCCTTGTTTCACCAACGCAATTTCATTTTTTCTTTGCTCAATATCCTTAAGCTTTAACTTCCCAGCTTGTTGGAATTGACGAATATATTCGCTTCGAATCAAGCCTTGATTGAGGCTCGAAGCTGAAAACAACAGTTCCGTATTGCTTCGCTGGCCGTATTTATAGATTCCAACCGCATACCGCGCATAATCATCTTGGAGTTTCTTAAGGTTAAGTTCAAGCTTAGCCAGTTCGGTTTGCTGTTTTTCTATTTCTGTTGCAATTGCATGCAAGTTATCTTCTTGTTCATTGATGATAACCCGATACACCTCAATTTGCCTCGAAAGATTCTCCATCGCCATCACTGATTCTGTCTCTGATTCGGTCGCAGCTTTGATTTTCTCTCGATATTCACTCACTTGTTTTTCAAGCAATTTCAGGTTTGCCTCAATCTCCCTTCGATTTCTGGGTTTGCGTGATAGCAAAACACTCTCGCTAGTTCTTCCTTTGTCTCGCGAAATGGAATTGGACTTAGGTTGATTTCCTTTCCTTTTTATCGCTATACCATTTGCTTTTTTCTTACCCGGCTTCAATTTTGATTGTGCCTTCGATACCGGCTTCCTTTTTATTGCAGAGGGGTTCTTTTTTGTGGAAGTACTTGATGGAGCAGGTTTTTTTTGTGAAGGCTTACCCAAAAGCGTAAAGTAAGTGAATTCAAATGAACAACAGGCTATATTCAAAAACACTCCGTAGATTAGTGTTTGTAACAACAACACCCTCTTTTGAATGGTAAGAATCTGGATTTTTCTGTGTTTAAAATTCTCTTTCTGCACTCGCTTAGGAATGGTTATCGAAAACCGGAAATTAAAGAAAGACCGAATCAACAAGTGGAATTTGATATTAACGTAGCTTAAACGAAATCGGAATTGTGATAACACTTGGCACCGGTTTCCCGTCCATTATGGCAGATTTAAATTTCACTTCTTCCGTAATGACGCGAAATACTTCTTCATTCAACAATGGGCTTGCCGAGCTGATGAGAAGCACCTGAGAAACATTCCCCTCACGATCAACCGCTATTCGAACAACGACCTTCCCCTCAATTCCCGCTTTTTCAGCAGCCATTGGATAAACAAGTTTCTTATAAATTGTTTCCATTCCTCCTTCTACCTCAATTTCCTTTTCTGCAATCGTAAATTCAGATTCAGCAAATGTTTTTGCGTTGGCTTCGGCTTGTTTCATAGCAATTGCCAAAGATTCATCCTTCTGTTGGGCTGTGAATGGTGATGCTGGAGTTTCTGAAGTCTTAGCTTCATTGGGTTGTGAATCTTGCGCTTTTGAAGGAGAGGAAGTTATGGCACTCACGCGTTCCTTTGGCTTGTCTTCGCGCTTGGGTTTTGATTCCACAGGCACAGGCTGTGACGGTGAAATTGAGGCTACAATTGGCTCAACCCCTAATCGAATATCAAGACGCTGAGTTTGTTCACTTGAAATCGTAATATTTTGTCTCCACGGCGTAGTGCCACGGCGAGACGCTTTTAACTCATAATTTCCTTCGGGAACGGCCAAGAAAACATAATAACCTTTTGCGTTTGAAATAGTAGCTTGCGATGACGCAGAACCTGAAATAAACACGGCAACACCTGAAACAGGAGCTCCATCTTTATTTACAATTTGCCCCATCAATTTCCCTTGTGACAAAAGCTCGCCACTTGAAAATCCTGTTAAGAATAGGAAAAACCAACCTATGAATTTTTTCATGATTCAGATTATTTAGCCATTCAATCAAGGTTTAAGAGATTATTTAGCGCCCCTTGTCAGGTTTGAGATGAAACAACTCATTTCATCGAAATAAAAAAAGCCGACTTTCACTCGGCTTTTTTATTCGAACCCGATTCAATAATCGGCCGAGAATTTACAATCCGCAAAAGAATGCCGGATGGATTACTGCTTTAACTTGAACATAATGGGAATGGTCATAATACCAATCACCGGTTTACCGGCCGAAGTAGCAGGCGTGAATTGAACTTCTTCGGTCAATACTCGAACCACTTCATCACTCAAAAGTTTACTGGGCGATTTCATCACATCCAATCGAGAAATCACTCCTTGCGGGGCAATGTAAACCCTTACAATCACTTGCCCTTGAATTCCGGTTCGCTCGGCATCGCGAGGGTAAGTAATGTTTTTGTACACAGCAGTCATACCTCCAATAATATCAACTTGCGTATCCATTGAGGCTGCTCCATTTTCCATTTGAGTTAGGGTTTCCTCTTCCCTTTGCGCCTGCTCGACCGCCAGTTGCAAATCATTATCAACAGGTTTCGGTTGTGGTGCATTGATGACTGATGCATTCGGTTGCGAACTTGCCACTTGATTTTGTGCAGGAATCGGCCTTTCTTCCTTTTGTTGCTTTTCACGAGTTTGAGGTGATGAACCCGGCTT is part of the Chloroherpetonaceae bacterium genome and harbors:
- a CDS encoding TonB family protein, with amino-acid sequence MKKFIGWFFLFLTGFSSGELLSQGKLMGQIVNKDGAPVSGVAVFISGSASSQATISNAKGYYVFLAVPEGNYELKASRRGTTPWRQNITISSEQTQRLDIRLGVEPIVASISPSQPVPVESKPKREDKPKERVSAITSSPSKAQDSQPNEAKTSETPASPFTAQQKDESLAIAMKQAEANAKTFAESEFTIAEKEIEVEGGMETIYKKLVYPMAAEKAGIEGKVVVRIAVDREGNVSQVLLISSASPLLNEEVFRVITEEVKFKSAIMDGKPVPSVITIPISFKLR
- a CDS encoding VanZ family protein, whose amino-acid sequence is MKFLKNQVPAIIFALAIFIQSSLPAQALPKGDIFTHDKLIHTGAYFVLAFSTLHALRFQTRFKDASEHPFSTAFMVTLLYAISDETHQLFTPGRSAEIMDLNADLLGILLALIIWKFFPTKEL
- a CDS encoding peptidoglycan DD-metalloendopeptidase family protein, with translation MNIACCSFEFTYFTLLGKPSQKKPAPSSTSTKKNPSAIKRKPVSKAQSKLKPGKKKANGIAIKRKGNQPKSNSISRDKGRTSESVLLSRKPRNRREIEANLKLLEKQVSEYREKIKAATESETESVMAMENLSRQIEVYRVIINEQEDNLHAIATEIEKQQTELAKLELNLKKLQDDYARYAVGIYKYGQRSNTELLFSASSLNQGLIRSEYIRQFQQAGKLKLKDIEQRKNEIALVKQGLNERYAENARVLKSKKDQASSMENAKQDREKLIGKLRLDKTRFQTEIQRAEEKRRNLQVEIQRLIEREIAEREKREREEKERRESALAGNPNKEEGRKIPEADYTFPEGSDIARLQGKLPWPVRAGVVIREYGQIENKELKTVSFNNGVDISVSKGSAVYAVAGGVVTLISYLPTFGNIVLIRHPSSFITVYANVEEIKVAKGEQVNGGTLIGTAGDSPEGGALVHFEVWRGKEKVDPERWLVKR
- a CDS encoding TonB family protein — encoded protein: MMIKMRLSLYQEIKLKVSHAGCFLVILLGILLLSNFTELQAQGRIMGQVIGTDGNPVSGATVFISSQQATQATISNAQGYYVFLSVPEGTYEVKATRRGLPNWKSSVQVQSAQTHRIDMKLGESPSGVVTNAVAVTSTSVERKREEVKPGSSPQTREKQQKEERPIPAQNQVASSQPNASVINAPQPKPVDNDLQLAVEQAQREEETLTQMENGAASMDTQVDIIGGMTAVYKNITYPRDAERTGIQGQVIVRVYIAPQGVISRLDVMKSPSKLLSDEVVRVLTEEVQFTPATSAGKPVIGIMTIPIMFKLKQ